Within Coffea arabica cultivar ET-39 chromosome 4e, Coffea Arabica ET-39 HiFi, whole genome shotgun sequence, the genomic segment TGAaatcatcttttgtttcttctataccTTTGCGTCAAGTTAAATGAAAAAATTTGTGAATCTGTCTTTATTTTTTCACCTATCCCCCTATATCCTTTTCTCAGATATTTATTTCCATGGAAGTAACTTGTTTGAAGAGCCAGGAAATATTTTTCCCCATATTTCTCTAGTTTAGAAGTCcttataaataaattatttgcaTAACTAGCAATTAGTGTTCTGATTGATCCATGTACCATGAGTGACTTTGGTGAAGAGATGATAACTAACTTTTAATACTACTATGCATGTGGTGTTGAAAATGGATAGTTCTTGAGGATAGCCATTATGACAGTAGCCTTGTTATACATGTGGCTTGGAGGGAGTTTGATGTCTATAATGTGTATATCTTGCCTTCCTTTCTCATAAATGCTATATATGAAGGATAATCAGGCCTTCCATTCATACTTTTTGTCAGAAGTGTTAGCTTAAGTACTATAAGAGTCAAAATGCACTAATTTTTTGCTAAAGTGTCTTGTTGGTATGCCTAGTTAATTTGCAAAATTGATTAGAGGTCTTTTGTTACATACTTAGGTTTTGCTATCtatattgtttttttttatggtCAGTTCCCGTAGTATTATCATCTTATTGTCTAAAACTTCTCATCCATTGTTAGCTTTGCTGAATGACATATTTTGTTACTGCAGACAATGGCGAAATCCTTTGAGGTCACTGAACTACCAGGTGCACAAGTAGTATATGTTTTTTGCTTAATTGCAAACTCTGTTTTTGTTCTGTTTATTCATTTCAATGAGGAAGATGTTATCTAATGTTCAAATGACTGTGCTGCAGTAAGGTCAGCCAAGTTTGTAGCACGTAAGCAGTGGGTAGTTGCTGGCGCTGATGACATGTTTATTCGTGTGTACAACTACAATACAATGGATAAGGTCAAAGTGTTTGAGGCACATACAGATTACATTAGATGTGTGGCTGTCCATCCTACTCTTCCTTACGTGCTGTCATCATCtgatgacatgcttatcaaactTTGGGACTGGGAGAAAGGTTGGGTGTGCACTCAGATTTTTGAGGGCCATTCCCATTATGTGATGCAAGTGACATTTAATCCAAAAGACACAAACACTTTTGCAAGTGCTTCTCTCGATCGCACTATAAAGGTAGGAGATGTGACTGCCCTGTAAATGATTGCCTGGCTTAAGTAGTTACTCTATTGTCTTTAGCAGCATTAAGTTACACATGATTTTTTCATTTAGATTTGGAACCTTGGCTCTCCGGACCCAAATTTCACCTTGGATGCACATCTTAAAGGAGTAAATTGCGTTGATTATTTTACTGGTGGCGATAAACCTTATCTAATCACTGGTTCTGATGATCACACTGCTAAGGTTTGTTTTTCATGTCCCCTTATACCAAGGATCTGCTGAATATATATAGAGTTTTTACCTGAAGTCGTTTTTGTTTGTCTTAATCATATCAGGTGTGGGATTATCAGACCAAAAGTTGTGTCCAGACGCTTGAAGGCCACACACACAATGTTTCAGCTGTGTGTTTTCATCCTGAACTTCCTATTATAATCACTGGTTCAGAGGATGGTACTGTCCGCATATGGCATGCAACCACCTATAGGTAATTAAAACATTCTATGTTTTCTGGTCTTAATGTGCTTTGGCTTCTGAATGACAAACAGCTCTGCAGTATTCTACTAACATTCTTTGCCATTTTCTGTCCCTCATTATGACTTGGAACTGAAGGTGTAAATCCATTTCTTCAAATATGAGAACTGAGAATGGCAGAATGCATATTTTTTAGGCATGAGAAGACCACATTTGTACCTTGCTTTaaaaagttttgccaaaatgtTTTTGAAAGTATAATTTGTCAAAAAGAACCATTTAGAACTACTATATCTCTTGTAACCGGGGATGTTGAATAACAGCCTGATTGTCAATTTATTCTACTTGCTTGTGGATACTTTGGCTCTTTCAAAATCCAATTGGATACTTCTAGCCATGGTTTATGGCCTTTCCCCATCTcctttttcagatttttttaaAGTCAGATAAATATGAATCTACATTTTTGTTGTCCATTATGGGTATATCTTAATTtatttgcaattttttgcagacTTGAGAACACTTTGAACTATGGTCTTGAACGAGTATGGGCTGTAGGCTACATGAAAGGTTCCAGGCGGTATGTTCTCTAATTTTCAGTATTGGTTGCTTATGTGATACCTTTTTTGCATGCAAGAGGTTTACTGGAAAAGGCTCATGCTTCTAATGTGCTTTTTGGTGTATCAATTTTTGACTTGCTCCTTGTCAGCatcttaattttttatttttgaccttgttgtaGATGGGAGTGTCTACACAACTTTGTCAATCCTTTTATCTCATTGTAAAATAAGTGGAAACAAGGTTTCTTTGAGTtgaataagaaatttttaatttgggagAGACGCAAATTTCGATGAGAGGATAATGTTCGTAGCTGCATTTGATGTTTATGAGTCTTTATTTCGTAACATCTTTATTAATTTAAAAGTTTCTTCACAGGGTTGTAATTGGTTACGATGAAGGAACAATCATGGTGAAAATAGGCCGTGAGGTTCCTGTTGCCAGTATGGACAACAGTGGTAAAATCATATGGGCTAAGCATAATGAGATTCAGACTGTCAACATCAAGAGTGTGGGAGCCGATTTTGAGGTATGACTTGCTGTTCTTTCTCTGATGCTCAATCAAATATAAtactggaaaatttttattgttcAAAGGTACTGGAGTTAATTATTCACTTTGTTCCTTCAGGTTACTGATGGAGAGAGGTTGCCTTTAGCCGTCAAAGAGTTGGGTACTTGTGATCTTTACCCACAAGTAAGTTGGTCTCCTTTTTCAGAAATCTTATATTTTTAGTTGGTATCATTTGCCACATGTAGTGATTGGGGTGGCAATCTTTTTCTATACTCTTTTTGGTTGGTTTATGTGTTAAAGTGATAGTCATTGGAGTGGTCAGTGTCTACTTCTGTTTAAAGCTGACAAATGAACAAAAATGATGTTTCCTTTCAAGTTGACTTTTGACTCAATCCCCTTCAATTTAATTATTGCTTCTTTTCAAAGGTATTTGTCAAATCTGTTCTATAATTATCCAAGATATTaattctgttttagctgctctgttgctttttttttcacttgcaTATCCTTTGTGTGTTTGTATTGCAGAACTTAAAGCACAATCCAAATGGGAGGTTTGTCGTTGTCTGTGGTGATGGTGAATACATCATCTATACTGCGTTGGCATGGAGAAATAGGTCATTTGGTTCAGCATTGGAGTTTGTGTGGTCATCAGATGGGGAATATGCTGTTAGGGAAAGTACATCAAAGATAAAAATCTTTAGTAAAAATTTCCAGGTCTGTATTTTCTTATCTTCCTTTTGGGTATATggtccttcaaaaaaaaaattggaaccACATCAAATTGTATTACTTACAGCTTTCTATGTCAAGCTTCTTGTGTGGTGGCAAGTTTATcctgttttatttcattttaaacaTCTGCTTGGTGCTTTAAAACCTTTTTGTGAAACTCTAAATCTCTCTTTCTATTGCTTTTGATGGGATAGGTTGCACATCTAGctcaaactcatttttatcTCTTCATGCATCTCTATTTTTTGTCCCTCCAGTAGTACTTTGTTATGATTTTGAAGTGACTTTTCTGATAGTGACGAAAGTAAGGTGACCTCTTACAGGAGAAGAAAAGCATTCGGCCTACATTTTCTGCTGAGCGCATATTTGGTGGTTCTCTACTGTCAATGTGCTCAAATGATTTCATTTGTTTCTATGATTGGGCTGACTGTAGGTTGATTCGACGTATTGATGTTAATGTTAAAGTAAGGGATGCTCGCCTTGAATCATCTTTTCATGTTACTGTTGTATCAGCATTACCTGATTTGCTTATTTTTGTCACTTTAACCTTTTCCAGAATCTCTACTGGGCTGATAGCGGTGATTTAGTGGCCATAGCTAGTGATACTTCTTTCTATATACTCAAATATAATGTAAGGCATTTAATTCACCTATGCTTTCTATATACTTGGGAAAGTTCTTTTCTTGGTATCGCTTTTAGAGTGATGGAATCTTGATTCAAATGTTACAGCGTGATGTAGTTTCTGCACATCTTGATAATGGAAAATCAGTAGATGAA encodes:
- the LOC113742332 gene encoding coatomer subunit beta'-1: MPLRLEIKRKLAQRSERVKSVDLHPTEPWILASLYSGTVCIWNYQTQTMAKSFEVTELPVRSAKFVARKQWVVAGADDMFIRVYNYNTMDKVKVFEAHTDYIRCVAVHPTLPYVLSSSDDMLIKLWDWEKGWVCTQIFEGHSHYVMQVTFNPKDTNTFASASLDRTIKIWNLGSPDPNFTLDAHLKGVNCVDYFTGGDKPYLITGSDDHTAKVWDYQTKSCVQTLEGHTHNVSAVCFHPELPIIITGSEDGTVRIWHATTYRLENTLNYGLERVWAVGYMKGSRRVVIGYDEGTIMVKIGREVPVASMDNSGKIIWAKHNEIQTVNIKSVGADFEVTDGERLPLAVKELGTCDLYPQNLKHNPNGRFVVVCGDGEYIIYTALAWRNRSFGSALEFVWSSDGEYAVRESTSKIKIFSKNFQEKKSIRPTFSAERIFGGSLLSMCSNDFICFYDWADCRLIRRIDVNVKNLYWADSGDLVAIASDTSFYILKYNRDVVSAHLDNGKSVDEQGVEDAFELLYEINERVRTGIWVGDCFIYNNSSWRLNYCVGGEVTTMFHLDRPMYLLGYLANQSRVYLIDKEFNVMGYTLLLSLIEYKTLVMRGDIERANEVLPSIPKEHHNSVARFLESRGMVEDALEVATDPDYRFELAIQLGKLEIAQEIATVAQSESKWKQLGELAMSTGMLEMAEECLKQANDLSGLLLLYSSLGDAEGISKLASSAKEHGKNNVAFLCLFMLGKLEECLQLLIESNRIPEAALMARSYLPSKVSEIVAIWRRDLNKVNQKASESLADPEEYPNMFDDWQVALAVEGKVAETRGNHPPAIEYLNYADRSTISLVEAFRNMQMDDEPPLENGALDYEEQNGDELQEDIGDAQDERQEGGQEEVHEEAVVVDADSTDGAVLVNGNEADEEWVLTPCH